A single genomic interval of Coturnix japonica isolate 7356 chromosome 14, Coturnix japonica 2.1, whole genome shotgun sequence harbors:
- the SREBF1 gene encoding sterol regulatory element-binding protein 1 isoform X3 — MLSRQHRDLTLPALLGDMLQLINTPDNDFSGLFDAPFTTPDCTVSSGLPPAPTSNVFPGPSKPPPTSNVFPPPPVLSTFTSQSPTPLLPAPGPPAAPGVKEEPAAMPSSQPQPGVMLAPSFVPTSPGQFSPQPMVGFQNQHSFPAVQPVGAAQSPLPAPQPAQPVALPGPVQSVAPQQLLAPSPTATTQPVSPQIQPVPVLLQPHFIKADSLLLTAVKTDAGSAKTSTITSLATSSTAAPLQVPALVSGGAILATVPLVVDAEKLPINRLAPSGKAALLQSKGEKRTAHNAIEKRYRSSINDKIVELKDLVVGTEAKLNKSAILRKAIEYIRFLQQSNQKLKQENLSLKMAVQKSKSLKDLVASCSAGPKAEAPMEVAKAEVMEMLTPPPSDVGSPSRGSPLSLSGGSSNSSSDSEPDSPLCNHGKVKQEHPPPSPGSQGMLDRSRMALCAFVFLCLSFNPLASLLRGSSAPAPSGNLGTAGPGRSIMAESGIAEEPWGWSQWLWPTLVFWGLNVALVLGAVVRLFVYGEPVTPPHSESSVLFWRHRRQADLDLDRGDFAQGAQHLRTALGALGRPLPASHGDLACSLLWSLLRHLLQRLWVGRWLAARAGGLRPNPPPRAHVRQSARNAAMAYHRLHQLHLAGKQAGGHLLAINLALSAVNLAECAGDAVSVAALAEIYVVAALRIKASLHRCFHFLARPFLCSARRVALSHGGAVPPAMQWLCHPLGHRFFVDGDWAVKGVPRETIYSSAGDPVDPLAQVTQLFREHLLEKALYCVAMPEPGRPAAQGEGRRFSDALEYLQLLNGCSHASSMPGPTPSISSGLAAVTGTDPVSKWWASLIGTIIHWLKDDEEGAERLYPLVEAMPRALQSSEKPLPRAALHSFKAVRAMLSKQDGSQASLSHCEKASSCLRESLELCSPPKCTIDKAVQLLLCDLLLVTRTNLWQQQMSASQQLRGTYQASALELRGFQQDLSSLRRLAQTLRPAMRRVFLHEATARLMARASPTRTHQLLDRSLRRRGVQGSKAAGEPESHPTPREHAEALLLACCYLPPSFLSAPGQRVGMLAEAARSLEKLGDSRTLHDCQQMIIKLGSGTTVTTG, encoded by the exons ATGCTCAGCCGCCAACACCGGGATCTCACCCTGCCCGCCCTGCTGGGAG acatGCTGCAGCTGATCAACACACCGGACAATGACTTTTCGGGGCTGTTTGATGCGCCGTTCACGACCCCTGACTGCACCGTGTCCTCGGggctccccccagcccccaccagCAACGTATTCCCGGGGCCCAGCAAGCCACCCCCCACCAGCAATGTATTCCCACCCCCCCCCGTGCTGTCAACCTTCACCTCACAGTCCCCCACCCCACTCCTGCCAGCCCCTGGCCCCCCAGCAGCACCGGGGGTGAAGGAGGAACCTGCGGCCATGCCCAgcagccagccccagcctggCGTGATGCTGGCCCCCAGCTTCGTCCCCACATCCCCTGGGCAGTTCAGCCCCCAGCCCATGGTGGGCTTCCAGAACCAACACAGCTTCCCTG CTGTGCAGCCTGTtggggctgcacagagccccCTGCCCgccccacagccagcccagccTGTGGCACTGCCTGGCCCCGTGCAGAGTGTGGCAccgcagcagctcctggcacccagccccactgccaccaCCCAGCCCGTGTCACCCCAAATCCAGCCAGTGCCG gtgctgctgcagccccacttCATCAAGGCGGACTccctgctgctgacagctgtcAAGACAGATGCAGGCAGTGCCAAGACCTCCACCATCACCTCTTtggccaccagcagcaccgCGGCCCCACTGCAAGTGCCA GCTCTGGTGAGTGGGGGTGCCATCCTGGCCACGGTGCCGCTGGTGGTGGATGCTGAGAAGCTGCCCATCAACCGGCTGGCACCCAGCGGGAAGGCAGcgctgctgcagagcaaaggggAGAAGCGGACAGCACACAACGCCATCGAGAAGCGCTACCGCTCATCCATCAATGACAAGATCGTGGAGCTGAAGGACCTGGTGGTGGGCACCGAGGCCAAG CTCAACAAGTCGGCGATCCTGAGGAAGGCCATCGAGTACATCcgcttcctgcagcagagcaacCAGAAGCTGAAGCAGGAGAACCTCAGCCTGAAGATGGCCGTGCAGAAGAGCA AGTCCCTCAAGGACCTGGTggcctcctgcagtgctggcccCAAGGCAGAGGCACCCATGGAGGTGGCGAAGGCGGAGGTGATGGAGATGCTGACACCACCACCCTCAGATGTGGGCTCCCCATCCCGCGGCAGCCCGCTCTCGCTCAGTGGgggcagcagcaacagcagcagtgactcTGAGCCTGACAGCCCCCTCTGCAACCACGGCAAG GTGAAGCAGGAGCACCCACCACCCTCACCTGGCAGCCAGGGCATGCTGGACCGCTCCCGAATGGCCCTCTGTGCCTTCGTCTTCCTCTGCCTCTCTTTTAACCCCCTGGCCTCCCTGCTCCGTGGCTCCAGTGCCCCAGCACCATCTGGGAACCTGGGTACTGCTGGTCCTGGAAGAAGCATCATGGCCGAGTCTGGTATTGCAG AGGAGCCGTGGGGCTGGTCGCAGTGGCTGTGGCCCACGCTGGTGTTCTGGGGGCTGAACGTGGCCCTGGTGCTGGGAGCGGTGGTGCGGCTCTTTGTCTATGGGGAGCCCGTCACCCCTCCGCACTCCGAATCCTCTGTCCTCTTCTGGCGGCACCGCAGGCAGGCAGACCTCGACCTGGACCGG GGGGACTTTGCACAGGGTGCCCAACACTTGCGCACAGCACTGGGTGCCCTGGGCCGCCCGCTGCCCGCCTCCCACGGGGACCTGGCCTGCAGCCTGCTATGGAGCCTGCTCCGACACCTGCTCCAGCGCCTCTGGGTGGGACGCTGGCTGGCTGCCCGCGCTGGGGGGCTGCGCCCAAaccccccgccccgcgcccaCGTCCGACAGAGCGCCCGCAATGCGGCCATGGCTTATCATCGCCTGCACCAGCTGCACCTGGCTG GGAAGCAGGCCGGGGGGCACCTGCTGGCCATCAACCTGGCACTCAGTGCTGTCAACCTCGCCGAGTGCGCTGGCGACGCCGTCTCGGTGGCTGCGTTGGCTGAGATCTACGTGGTGGCCGCGCTGCGCATCAAGGCCAGCCTGCACCGCTGCTTCCACTTCCTGGCT CGCCCCTTCCTCTGCAGTGCCCGCCGCGTGGCCCTGTCCCATGGTGGAGCTGTGCCCCCCGCCATGCAGTGGCTCTGCCACCCCTTGGGTCACCGCTTCTTTGTGGACGGGGACTGGGCCGTCAAGGGCGTCCCAAGGGAAACCATCTACAGCTCCGCCGGTGACCCAG TGGACCCGTTGGCGCAGGTGACCCAGCTCTTCCGTGAGCACCTCCTGGAGAAAGCACTGTACTGCGTGGCCATGCCTGAACCCGGCCGtcctgctgcccagggagaggG AAGGCGCTTTTCGGATGCGTTGGAGTACCTTCAGCTGCTCAATGGCTGCTCCCATGCCAGCAGCATGCCTGGCCCTACGCCCTCCATCAGCTCCGGCCTGGCAGCAGTGACAG GCACCGATCCTGTGTCCAAGTGGTGGGCATCCCTCATCGGCACCATCATTCACTGGCTGAAGGATGATGAGGAGGGGGCTGAGCGGCTCTACCCGCTGGTGGAAGCCATGCCCCgggcactgcagagctctga GAAGCCCCTTCCCCGTGCTGCACTGCACTCCTTCAAGGCGGTCCGGGCCATGTTGAGCAAGCAGGACGGCAGCCAGGCCAGCCTGAGCCACTGTGAGAaggccagcagctgcctgcGAGAGAGCCTGGAGTTGTGCAGCCCCCCCAAGTGCACCATCGACAAG GCGGTGCAGCTTTTACTGTGCGACCTGCTCCTGGTCACTCGCACCAacctgtggcagcagcagatgagtgccagccagcagctgcGTGGCACCTACCAGGCGTCTGCCCTGGAGCTCCGTGGCTTCCAGCAGGACCTCAGCAGCCTGCGGCGCCTGGCACAGACCCTTCGGCCCGCCATGCGCAGG GTGTTCCTGCATGAAGCCACTGCCCGGCTGATGGCCCGTGCCAGCCCCACGCGCACCCACCAGCTGCTGGACCGCAGCCTGCGGAGGAGAGGGGTGCAGGGCAGCAAGGCAG CCGGAGAGCCGGAGAGCCACCCCACGCCGCGGGAGCACGCCGAGGCGCTGCTGCTGGCCTGCTGCTACCTGCCCCCCAGCTTCCTCTCGGCCCCCGGGCAGCGCGTGGGGATGTTGGCTGAGGCCGCCCGCTCGCTGGAGAAGCTGGGGGACAGTCGGACACTGCACGACTGCCAGCAGATGATCATCAAGCTGGGCAGCGGCACCACCGTCACCACGGGCTAA